Proteins encoded within one genomic window of Paramisgurnus dabryanus chromosome 11, PD_genome_1.1, whole genome shotgun sequence:
- the ubiad1 gene encoding ubiA prenyltransferase domain-containing protein 1, whose product MASDLKQMSGETYVLSGSNGLNGAKSPKVGAGERSHTSRLSQAGRMALDMQGKCAAYVLALRPWSFSASLTPVALGSALAYKLDGSVDLLILLVCAVAVLLVHGAGNLVNTYYDFSKGIDHKKSDDRTLVDQILKPQDVVMFGAVLYSAGCLCATVLFFLSTLKLEHLALIYFGGLSSSFLYTGGIGLKYVALGDVVILITFGPLAVMFAHAVQVGYLSVLPLVYAVPLALNTEAILHSNNTRDMDSDRQAGIVTLAILVGPTLSYIIYNLLLFVPYLLFCILATRYTISMALPLLTLPMAFPLERQFRRQCYAKIPQKTAKLNLLMGLFYVFGIILAPQGSLPLL is encoded by the exons ATGGCCTCCGATCTGAAGCAGATGAGCGGAGAGACCTACGTGCTTTCAGGATCTAATGGACTGAATGGGGCGAAATCGCCAAAAGTTGGAGCCGGTGAGCGTAGCCACACAAGCAGGCTGTCACAAGCTGGCAGGATGGCCTTGGATATGCAGGGCAAATGTGCTGCATACGTGTTGGCATTACGACCCTGGAGTTTCAGCGCCTCTCTCACACCTGTGGCTCTGGGCAGCGCTTTAGCCTACAAACTGGATGGCTCGGTGGACCTCCTCATTCTCCTGGTCTGTGCCGTCGCTGTTCTGCTGGTCCACGGGGCTGGGAACTTGGTGAACACCTACTATGATTTCTCAAAGGGAATTGACCATAAGAAGAGTGATGATAGGACTCTGGTGGATCAGATCCTGAAGCCACAGGATGTGGTGATGTTTGGGGCAGTGTTGTACTCTGCTGGATGCCTCTGTGCCACTGTGTTGTTCTTCTTGTCTACACTGAAACTGGAGCATTTAGCTCTCATTTATTTCGGAGGACTGTCAAGTTCTTTTTTATATACTGGTG gCATAGGACTAAAATATGTTGCTCTGGGGGACGTGGTCATCCTCATCACCTTTGGTCCTCTGGCAGTTATGTTTGCCCATGCGGTGCAGGTGGGCTACCTGTCAGTGTTGCCGCTGGTCTATGCCGTACCGCTAGCGCTGAATACCGAAGCTATCCTGCATAGCAACAACACTCGAGACATGGACTCGGACAGGCAGGCGGGTATTGTGACCCTGGCGATCCTGGTGGGACCTACTCTGTCCTACATCATCTACAATCTGCTGCTTTTTGTACCCTATTTGCTGTTCTGCATCTTAGCCACACGTTATACGATTAGCATGGCTCTTCCTTTGTTGACATTGCCTATGGCCTTTCCTCTTGAGAGGCAGTTTCGCCGGCAGTGTTACGCAAAGATCCCTCAAAAGACTGCAAAGCTCAATTTGCTAATGGGACTCTTTTATGTTTTTGGGATTATATTGGCTCCACAGGGTAGCTTGCCATTGTTGTGA